In Gimesia panareensis, the genomic window CGCATCCGACAGGCTTCATCGGTCTGCAGGTGCATGGCATCAAGAAAGGGACCGGTCCTTATTCGGTTGCCTGGAAGAATATTCGGATCAAAGAACTCGACTAATTGAGTCATCCGAAATTGAAATAAAAACAGGCCGGCGGGATGCATTTCCTGCCGGCCTGTTTTGCGTTACGAGTAATTCGCTCTATTCAGGTACGTTTGCGGCTTTGTATTCTTCCGCTTTACGAGCAGCGAGTGCATCCAGAATGGGGGTGATTCCTGCATCAAGGGCGATCATTTCTGCCTCGTCTGCGGTTCGCCATTTGGTTTCGATCTCGCCGTTCTGCAGCCCCTTGCCGCCGATGACGATGCGGTAGGGGATGCCAATCAGGTCGGCGTCATTGAATTTGACACCGGCCCGGGCGTTGCGGTCGTCGAAGAGGACGTCGACTCCAGCCGCTTTGAGTTCCTCGTAATAGCGCTCGGCGGTCTGCATGACTTCGTCGTCTTTGGTGTTGAGCGGAATCACGAGGACTTCGTAAGGGGCGACTGCCAGCGGCCAGATCAGTCCCTTGTCGTCGTGCTTCGTTTCCGCAAGACCGGCGATGATGCGGTTCACACCGATACCGTAACAGCCCATGATGATCGGATGCCGTTTCTCTTTTTCATCCAGAAAATCAGCATCGAGGGCTTCGGTATATTTGGTGCCGAGCTTGAAGACATGACCGACTTCGATGCCATGCACGATTGCCAGTGGCTCTCCACTTTTGGGGCAGGGATCGCCGGCAGCAGCATTTCGCAGGTCGTATGTGGTCTCCAGTTCGTAGTCACGGCCCACGTTGACATTCAGTAAATGAGCGTCGGCTTCGTTGGCACCCGTGATGGCATTTGCGATCACCGGAATATCGTGGTCGGCAATGATTTTGCATTTAATCCCTACAGGGCCGGCAAAGCCAGTCGGGGCGCCAGTCACTTGCTGGATCGTCTTCTCATCGGCGAGTTCGACTGTCGCGGCTCCCAGGGCCCGGCGGATTTTGCCTTCGTTGGCTTCATGATCGCCCCGGATCAGGACGGCCACCGGTTCACCATCGGCCAGGTAGATCAGCGTTTTGATCATCTGGGAAGGTTCGCAGCCCAGTAACTGGCTGACCTGCTCTATGCTGGTGGCTGCGGGGGTGGCCTGTTTTTCCAGGGTTCCTGCGTCCGCAGGAGTTTTGATTTCGGGAGTCTGGCGACCGGTGTCGGCCCGTTCCATGTTGGCCGCGTATCCGGAGGCTTCGCAGTAGACGATCGAGTCTTCCCCGTTTTCGGAGGGAATCATGAATTCGTGGGAGGCATCACCGCCGATGGGGCCGCTTTCCGCTTCCACGGGCAGGTATTTCAGTCCGCAGCGGGCAAAGATACGGCAGTAGGCCCGGTACATACGGTCGTAGATTTCATCCAGCTGTTCCACGGAGGAACTGAAGCTGTAGGCGTCTTTCATCAGAAATTCGCTCGTTCGCAGAACGCCGAACCGGGGGCGTTCTTCGTTGCGGAACTTGGTCTGAATCTGATAGACGGTCAGCGGCAGCTGTTTGTAACTGCTGATGCAGTGGCTGATCAGGTCCGTGACAACTTCTTCATGTGTGGGACCCAGGGCCATGGGGATCAGGCGGTTGCCGCGGGGGACGTTGAACTGGATCAGGACTGAGCCGAAGGCTTCTTTCCGCTGCGTGCGTTCGAACAGTCCCAGAGGCTGCAGCGCGGGCATGTGCAATTCCGCGGCGCCGGCAGCATCCATCTCTTCCCGCACGATCTGGGCTGCTTTCTGAATCGATTTCCAGCCGAGGGGGAGGTAGGTGTAGGCGCCCGCCATCAACTGACGGATCAGTCCGGCGCGGAGCATTAACTGATGGCTGGGGATTTCCGCATCCGCGGGGACTTCTTTAATCGTGGGGATCAGTGTGTTTGACCAGCGCACTTGAGTTCCTTAAGTGATTGATGGGTATGTGGTTATGTGATTTGGTTTCTGTCCGGCAATTCAGGGGCTGCCGGTGTTCGTTGATGGCCGCGTATTCTAGCAGAACCGATTCAACTCCAAAAGGTTCGGCCCGGTGGGGGACAAAAATATTCAAGGGTGATAAGTGCCTGTCGGACAAGATCTTGTTGAATCAGGGAGACGGTGGCATGGGAGAGTGGGGGCGTTTTCAGCAATATTGGACAAATGAGAGAGAGTTTCAGAACAGACAGTTGTCGGACTTGTTGAGCAGGATGGATCGGCTTAAGATCGTTCTATTGTGTTTCTTAGCGAAACTGAAGATCGACCGCAGCGTTTGAATTGTGATTCTGAAAGCCGATTCGAGATGTCTCGACAAAATATAAATCAACTCAAGGATGGTGATACTGTAAACGAGGTTTTTCTGTTAGTTGACAAGCAGTTACGAGCGAATCGGAATGCGAGTCTGTTTCTGTCTGCTGACCTGAGAGACTCAACCGGAGTCGTCAACGCACGGATGTGGAATGTTGTAGAAGAACGGATGCAGCATTTTCAGTCCGGCAATTACGTTCAGGTCAAAGGGAAGGTGCACCTGTTTCAGGGAGCCCTGCAAATCATTCTGACCTACATCGAACCCGTTTCCGCAGAGAACCTGGACCCGGCTGAGTTTCAGCCCCAGGCCTCACATGATGTGCAGGCGTTGCTGGCCAAGCTGCGTGAGATGCTGCTGGGAATTGAAAATAACGAAGTTCGTACGCTCATGGAGTGTTTTCTCGTGGATGAGGCCCTGATGGATGAGTTCTGTCGGGCACCGGCCGGGGTGAAGACGCACCACGCCTATCATGGCGGCCTGATCGAGCATGTCGTGAATCTGATGGAGACGGCACACCGGATTGCGGAGCTGTATCCCAAAGCGGATATGAGCCTGCTGCTGGCAGGGGTTTTCCTGCACGACATCGGAAAAGTGCGCGAGCTGGGCTACGAGAATGAATTCATCTATACCGACGAAGGTCAGCTGCTGGGGCACCTGATTATCGGTGTGGAGATGCTGACCGAGAAGATCCAGGCTTATCAGGAAATGACGGGAGAATCATTCCCGAAAGAGGCGGAACTGCGGTTGAAGCATATGATTGTGAGCCATCACGGCACTTACGAGTTCGGCAGCCCCCGTCTGCCGATGACGCCGGAAGCGGTCGCCCTGCATCATCTGGATAACCTGGATGCGAAAGTCAATGAATTTGCGCGGTTCATTGACGATGATCTGAATTCGACATCCAGCTGGACTCCCTATTCACCTCGCTTGCAGCGAAAACTGTTTAAGGGAATGACTGAGGACTGAGTTGATGCCTGATTTTGAGAAGAAGATTCTCGATTATGTCACCCGCCCCGGTTACACACCCCTCCGGGAAAAAGCGCTGCTGAAAAAGGTGGGAGGTTCCAAGTCGACTTCTTCTGAGTTTGAGCAGGCGATGCTGAGCCTGCAGTCCCGCAAAGAGATTCTGGTTTCGGATTCCGGTTTGATTCGGCCCGTGAAAAAAGAGGGTTGGATCGCGGGAATTATCAAGAAAACCAGTTCCGGGGCCGGTTACCTGATTCCGCATCATAAACCGGATGACATTGCGCACGACCAGCGGCACGCGGGGGATCTGTATATTTCCGAGCGGGATATGCGAGATGCCCAGACCGGTGACGAAGTTTACGCCACGGTCATCAATCGACGCCGCAGTGGGGGGCAGATCTGCGGACGGGTGGTGGAGATCATTGAGCGGGCGTCGACGACATTTGTCGGGACCTACTTCGAAACGCAGGGCGAAGGTTATGTGCACGTGGATGGCAAGATTTTCAATTCGCCCATCCACGTGGGGGATCCCGGTGCGAAGGGGGTGGAACCCGAAGACAAGGTCGTCATCGATATTCTGCATTTCCCCTCGAAGAACTACCTGGGGCAGGGAGTGATTTCCAAAGTTCTGGGGCCGCACGGTAAGCCGGGCGTCGATCTGCTGTCGATCGTTTTTGAATTCGGCATTCCGATGGATTTCCCGGATGAAGTTCTGGAAGCAGCCCGCGAACAGGCCAGCCTGTTTGATGAGACCAGGCTGGGAAATCGACGGGATCTGACCGGCGAGACGATCGTGACGATCGACCCCGCGGATGCCCGGGACTTCGACGATGCGATTTCGCTGAAGCAGAATGAACGGGGGCACTGGGTGCTCGGTGTGCATATTGCGGACGTGGCCCATTTTGTCAAAGAAGGCTCGACACTCGATCGGGAAGCCCGCCGACGGGGGACCAGCGTGTATCTGCCCGGCAGGGTGATTCCGATGCTGCCAGAGGTTATTTCGAACGGCCTGGCGAGTCTGCAGGAAGGGCAGGTGCGGTTCACCAAGTCGGCTTTTATTGAATTCACAGCGGACGGTGTACCCGTACATACCGAGTTTGTGAATTCCGCGATTCGTGTTTCGAAGCGGTTTGCCTATGAGCAGGTGCTGCCGATTGTCCAGGGGCGTGATGAAGAGGGTGACCGCGTCTCCGCCGAAATACGTGAGCTGCTGAAAAACATGCATCATCTGGCGATGATGCTGCGGAAGCGTCGCTTTGCCGGGGGGGCACTGGAGCTGCATCTCTCCGAAGTACGGCTCACCTTCGACGACAAGCATCGAGTGAGTGGAGCCGTCGAGCGGGAGCATGATGAAAGCCACCAGATCATCGAGGAGTTCATGCTGGCGGCGAATATTGCCGTGGCTGAGGGGCTCAATGATCGGGGATTACGGTTTTTACGTCGTGTGCATCCCTCACCTGACCATCAGCGGCAGATTGAATTCGCCGAGTTTGTGAATGCACTCGGATACACACTCAAAAAAGCCCAGAGCCGAAAAGATCTGCAGCGGCTGGTCGAACAGGTACACGGGACTGCAGTTGAGCAGGCGATCAATTATTCACTGCTGCGGAGCCTGAAGCAGGCTGAATATACCGATGAAGAGCTGGGGCATTATGCACTGGCGGTAGAGCATTACTGCCACTTTACCAGTCCGATTCGACGTTATCCGGACCTGACGATTCATCGGTTGATTGATGAGATTCTGGAGCGTCCCGATAAAGGGAAGGGGCAGAGTCCGCAGGGATTACGTCAGCTGGGGCATGATCTGTCGATGCGTGAGCGTCGCGCCGAATCAGCGGAACGCGAACTGACGAAGGTCAAACTCTTGACCTGGATGATCGACAACAGGATCACCACACTGAAAACCATGATTACAGGAGTGGAGTCGTTCGGGTTGTTCTGCCGCGGGGTGGATGTACCGGTCGAGGGGCTGTTGCATATCAGCCGATTAGGCAAACACGATTACTTTCATCAGGATGCCGCCAAATTCAGTATTGTTGGCGAACGAACCGGGCAGGAGTTTCGCATTGGCGATTTTCTGACAGTGGAAGTAGATAAAATTGATCTGGATCGCAGAGAACTGGATTTCCGTCTGCCCCGCCCGGAGAAATCAGGGAAATCAAAATCGAACAGCAAATCCAAATCGGATCAAGAGAATTCAAAACGTGCGGGTAAGAAATCGTCTCGCGCCTCTTCCAAGGGAAAATCGGCTGTGAAGAAGAAGGGACGTAAAGTGAAGTCCCAGCGCGGTAAGAAAAAGAAACGCAAGTAGTGCATCTGTGCATCTGTGCTTCTGGAGCGTCAAAAGGGTACGGATGTTTTACTTGAAACCAGGTAAGCTGGAACTAAAAACAAAGAGTCAGAGCGGAAATTTGTAAAAGGAATCCAGTTTATATTTCTGTATTGATTGATGTACGAAGGCGAAGAAATATAATAACTTAAGCTCTATTTTAAATAGAACCGTTTAGCGCCGGCGGATTCGATCAGATCATGATGAGCAACCGCCACGCCGGTCGCTCTGTAAATAGATTTCACAATCACATTATTATTCACGGGATCCCTTGAGGATCACCAAGTGAGTGCTTGATTATGGTGACGAAATTGGCTGAGAAACAGCAATCTTCTCCGACAGCAGGCGGAAAATCAGCGACGAAGTGGATCATGACCCTGCTTTCCTCGTCCATTGGTCAGAAGTTCGTGATGGGCATCACGGGGCTGTTATTATGCAGCTTTCTGGTCGTACATCTGGCGGGAAACCTGCTGGTCTATGTCGGGGCGGATGCCTACAACGACTACGCGAAAGAGCTGCACAGCATGATGCTGCTGCCGGTTGCAGAGACCGGGCTGTTTCTGCTGCTGTTTGCCCATATCGCTCTGGCGTTTAAGCTAACCAGCGATAATCGCAAGGCACGACACATCAGTTACCATGAGAAACAGAGCAAGATCCAGGAACCACCCTCTATTTTCGGACGTACTCCGATGGGACGGACCAGTTCCTGGATGTTTATTTCCGGTTCGATCATCCTGATCTTCCTGATCATGCACATGATCGACATGAAGCTGCATTTGAATCCGACAGTGGATTACAAGGATCAGTCACCATTTGGCATCATCGTGCAGGTTCTGGGCAGTGGTCTGAGTGCTCCCATTTACATTGTGGGAACGATCGTACTCGGTTTCCACCTGTCGCACGGTTTCTGGAGTGCGTTCCAGTCGCTGGGGTTGAATCATCCCAAGTACACCCCCTGGATCAAGAAACTGGCGATTCTGTTTGCGATTGTGATCGCCGCGGGGTTTGTCAGCCTGCCACTCTGGGGCTTTTTTATACGCTAACCTTTCCGCCAGCCTGTTGCGTCTGTTTTTCACCATTCAGTAGATAGTTTCACACGTTCCGTTTTGAAGGTAGATATCATGGCCGAGTCGGCTACGACGGTTTTGAATTCTCGAGTTCCTGATGGTCCCATGGCCGAAAAATGGGATCGCTGTAAGCAGGAGATGAAGCTGGTCAATCCAGCCAATAAACGGAAGAAGAAGATCATTGTGGTGGGAACCGGTCTGGCAGGGGCCTCGGCTGCTGCTTCCCTGGCGGAACTGGGATACCATGTGGAATCGTTCTGTTTCCAGGACTCTCCAAGGCGGGCTCACAGTATCGCCGCCCAGGGTGGGATCAATGCCGCTAAGAACTACCCCAACGACGGCGACAGTGTGTGGCGTCTGTTCTACGATACGGTGAAGGGGGGCGACTTCCGCAGCCGCGAAGCCAACGTGCATCGTCTGGCCCAGGTCAGTAACAATATTATCGATCAGTGTACCGCACAAGGGGTCCCCTTCGCCCGCGATTATGGCGGACTGCTGGCTAATCGTTCGTTTGGGGGCGCCCAGGTGTCCCGAACTTTCTATGCCCGCGGGCAGACGGGGCAGCAGCTGTTGCTGGGAGCCTACAGTGCGTTAATGCGTCAGGTCAGTGCCGGACGCGTGAAATTGTATCCGCGGCGTGAGATGCTGGATCTGGTCAAAGTGGACGGGGTGGCCCGGGGGATTATCGTCCGTAACCTGATTACCGGCGAGTTCGAAAAATACGCGGCTGACTGCGTGCTGCTTTGTACGGGCGGTTACGGGAATGCCTTCTACCTGTCGACCAACGCCAAAGGTTCAAATGTTACCGCAGCCTGGCGCTGTCATAAGCGGGGGGCGTTCTTTGCGAATCCCTGTTACACACAGATCCATCCTACGTGTATTCCGGTCAGTGGCGATTACCAGTCCAAGCTGACCCTGATGAGTGAAAGTCTGCGAAACGACGGACGGGTCTGGGTACCCAAGTCGGCCGACGACAAACGCCGCGGGAATGAAATTCCCGATGGTGAGCGCGACTACTACCTCGAACGTCGCTATCCCGCGTTTGGGAACCTGGTGCCCCGCGATGTGGCTTCCCGGGCAGCCAAAGAACGCTGTGATGCCGGCTATGGTGTGGGAGCGACCGGACAGGCTGTCTTCCTGGATTTCCGGGATGCGATTGCCCGCGACGGCAGACACGCCATCGAAACCAAGTACGGCAACCTGTTCCACATGTATCACAAAATTACCGGGGAAGATCCTTATCAGGTACCGATGCGGATCTATCCTGCGGTGCATTATACAATGGGCGGCCTGTGGGTGGACTATCATCTGCAGAGTACCATTCCCGGACTGTTTGTGCTGGGTGAAGCGAACTTCTCCGACCACGGGGCCAACCGGCTGGGGGCTTCTGCACTGATGCAGGGGCTGGCAGACGGTTACTTTGTGGCTCCCTACACGACCGGTCACTATCTCGGTTCGAATGCTCTGCCCGACGTTTCGACGGACGATGAAGCATTTGTCGAAGCGATGGCGAGTGCCCAGGATCGGAACGCGAAGATTCTGGGAGTGAACGGGACGCGTTCTTCGGACAGCATCCATCGTGAACTGGGGCATATTCTCTGGGAATACTGCGGCATGTCCCGGGAACGCCAGGGGCTGGAAACCGCGATGGGCAAGATTCGCGAACTGCGGGACGAATTCTGGTCGAGTGTCAAAGTTCTGGGTGAAGGCGAGCAGTTGAACCAGAACCTGGAACACGCCGGTCGACTGGCTGATTTCCTGGAATTCGGAGAGCTGCTGGTGCGGGACGCGCTGGTCCGGGAAGAATCGTGTGGCGGTCACTTCCGGGCAGAACATCAGACTCCGGAAAATGAAGCATTACGTGATGATGAGAATTTCTGTCACGTGGCTGCCTGGGAGTTCAAAGGGGTCGGCAATGAGCCGGTCGAACATCGTGAGCATTTAGAATTTACAGAAGTACCTCTGGCTACGAGGAGTTATAAATAATGAGCGAGACTCTGGATCTGACGCTCAGAATCTGGCGCCAGCCTGGCCCCGATGCCATCGGGCGTTATGTGGAATACAAGGTTACCGACATCTCCACGCATATGTCCTTTCTGGAAATGCTGGACGTGCTCAACCAGCAACTGGTAGAGCAGGGCGAAGAGATGATCGCCTTTGACCATGACTGTCGTGAAGGCATTTGCGGGATGTGCAGCCTGATGATCAACGGGCAGGCACATGGACCCGATACGGGCACGACGACCTGTCAGCTGCATATGCGGCGGTTCAAGAGTGGCGATACGATCGTGATTGAACCCTGGCGTTCACAGGCCTTTCCTGTGGTCCGCGACCTGGTGGTCGATCGCAGTGCCTTTGATCGAATCATCGAACAGGGGGGCTACATTTCGGTGAGCACCGGTAATGCTCCCGATGCGAACACCACTCCCGTGCCGTTGCCCGTACAGGAGACGGCCATGGATGCTGCGGCCTGCATTGGCTGTGGTGCCTGCGTGGCTGCCTGTAAGAATGCCTCTGCGATGCTGTTTGTTTCGGCCAAGGTTTCGCATCTGTCGGTTCTGCCCCAGGGAGCTCCCGAGCGTGCGAGCCGCGTGCAGAAAATGGTGGCCCAGATGGATGCAGAGGGTTTTGGAAACTGTACCAACACCGAAGAGTGCCAGGCCGCCTGTCCGGCTGAGATTTCGGTTTCCAACATTGCCCGCCTCAACCGGGAATACCTGCGAGCCCAGCTGTGTTCGAAAGACTAAGCGAACAACAGAAGAGTTGATTTCTACAGCGAGGGAACCTGCGGGGACCCTCGCTTTTTTTATGGATCCGTCGCAGGCATTAGCTGATTAAATAAGGATTTTTAAGATTCGCAGAGCCTGTTGATTGCGAGATGGTGTGGGAAGTTCCACAATAGTCGACAGCGCCTGTTTTCCGTTTCGAGCCTGTATTTTACTGATAAAAGAGAGAGCTGTGTCTGATTCATTACTCACTACTGCCTGTCATCAGTGGCACGTTGAGCATGGCGGCCGGATGGTCGATTTCGCCGGCTGGGATATGCCGCTGCTGTATACCAACATCACCGAAGAACATCATGCGGTGCGTCAGGCGGCGGGTCTGTTCGACATTGCCCATATGGGACGACTGTTTTTCAGTGGTCCGGATGCGTGTCGTTTCCTGGATCACCTGCTGACGAACAGTGTTGAGTCGCTCAAACCGGGGCAGATTCGTTACTCGCTGGTGACGAATGAAGCCGGGGGGATCCTGGATGATGTGCTCGTTTACCGGTTCTCCGAGTTCTATCTGCTGGTCGTGAATGCGTCCAATCGTCTGAAGATTGTCGACTGGATTGCGCAGCAGCAGGATGGCTTTGATGTGCAGGTGGATGATCAGACATGTGAGAAATTCATGCTGGCGCTGCAGGGACCTGCTTCGCTGGGAATTCTGAATCCACTGGCGGACGCCGAACTGAGCGAGATCAAATATTACTATGGCGTGGAGACCAAAGTGCTGGGCGTGGATGCGCTCGTCAGCCGGACCGGGTATACCGGGGAAGACGGCTTTGAGGTGGTGGTCGATCAGGCGGAGGGCCTGGCGCTGTGGGAACGTCTGATTGCCGACGGTCAGAGTGCCGGGCTGGTACCTGCAGGACTGGGCTGCCGGGATACTTTGCGTCTGGAAGCCGCGATGCCTTTGTACGGCCACGAACTGGATGAAGAGACCGATCCGTTCACCGCGGGATTGAACTTCGCTGTGAAGCTGCAGGCGGCTGATTTCATTGGTAAAGAAGCACTGGTCGCTGCGAAAGCACGCGAGGACCGCAAAGTTCGCATCGGTTTTACACTGGAAGGGAAGCGGGCGGCTCGCGAAGGGGCCGAACTGTTCCAGGGCGAACAGCGGGTAGGTGTGGTGACATCCGGATCCTTTTCTCCGACGCTGGATATGCCGATCGGGATGGCTTATGTTGAATCTGCGTCTGCTGAACCGGGTCAGGTTCTGGAAGCGGATATTCGCGGCAAGCGATTTCCGGTAAAAGTGACTCCGCTGCCGTTCTACAAGCGCGACACTTAAGAAACGGTGTCAGGGCCGGTCAAGATCGGCCCTGAGCGAGGGAGAGTTGCTGCAGGCCATGCTGGTTGGGTGTCGCAGTGCCAGCCTGTTCCGGATTGAGGTTGAGGAGCTCAGTCTTTCCGGGAGGAGAGGTCGGTTTCTGCGAGGACTTCCTTGGAAACATCGCCAACGAAGTTGTCGATCTGTTTCTTTTCTTTTGCTGGAGCAGGCGCTCCCGCATTCATTCCCACACCCGGTTGTTTAAAGAATGAGGGGGCCATGTCGATGATGGCTGCCCAGTAGGTCGTGAAGACCGGGTATTTGACGTCGGGGTTCTGTTCCTTGTAATCATCCATTTTCTGCAGGAGCAGGTTGTGAGCGATCTTGGGATGGCGGTGGTGCGGGCCATGTACAAAAATGTCAAAGTTGAAGTAGGTGCAGAGCTTCGTGATGATGTTGTTACCCACGACCGTTCGGGTTCCCAGCATGGGATCGTAGCTGCTCATGCCCAGGTGTTCTGTGAATTTACGAGTATTCTGGTAGATGCCTGCCAGATAGTGGGGCAGAACCCAGACGCGTAACAGCCCCCAGATGGCATCGAAGTGGATACAGAGGCCGATGATCAAGCCCCAGGTGACTACAATGCCTGCATATTCATAGCGGATAGTTCTGCGGAGCTTGGGATCTGTGAGTGGCGAATCTTTATGCCAGAAGATGCGACCGTAGATGAAGGGAGCCATAAACACACCCAGAATCAGGTCGAACCAGATGAAGACTCTGCGGAAGCGGAGTGATGTATTGGGGTCGGAATAGGGCCAGAGTTCCCAGTCACTTGGTTTATTCAGGTAAGCGTGATGGCGAATATGGCTTTCACGATAGACAGTGTAGGGCACGAACATGGCCGTCCCTAAAATCCGTCCCAGCCAGATACTGGCGTTTTTGGAGCCGGAAAGCGTATGATGCGAGCATTCGTGAAAACAACTGGTCCAGCAGAACAGGCAGTAGGAGATAAACAGGGTCAGAAAAATCTGCCAGCTGATGGCATCAGTGGGCCAGTAAACGGCAAGACACCAGATTGCGACCAATCCTACAGGCAGGAACAAAAAACGAGGGATCGTCGTTTTTTCTTCCAGGGCTTTTAATTCCTGTTCAGTGAATTGAGTTACGGACACATTCGGCTCCGGTCTAATAATCTACCAGCACGTTTCTAATATTTTATTTAACCAGTTATGAGTAACGGATCTCCGTTACAATGAAATCAAGTTAAACCAGTTAAAATGTTACTCACAGCAAATCTGTGAGTCAACTTATCAGAAATTTCGGCCATTCTCTGTAAATACTACATCATGTCTTGTGATCTCGCGCTCATGATGCGATTATTTTTTTAAATAGGACTATTCGGGAGTAATGTAAATGTTAGGTGCATTACGCCAGTTACGTCGATTCGGGGGGGATGCGGGCTTTGCAGCCACTCTCTGACCCACGATGTCGGAAATTCATTATTATAACTGGTTTAGGGGACTTGCACTTCAAAAAAGTGCGGAAAAACCATTTTTTCAAAACCTCCCGACTGAGTAGAAATTGTAGTCAGTCTCACGATAATTCAAACCGATATAAGTCTTCAATCACCCTGCCAGCGGCAGGAAATCTTCCCGTTTCGAGCCATATTGGGAAAAGTCTCAGGAGTTAAGCCTTTCTAATGCCAGAATATTCAAATTACCAAAAGGATGTGATCAAACGTTACTATGACAATCGGGATTCGATTGATCAGCAAAGGCTTTCCGAGCTCTGCACCAACCTGTTTTTAGCAGAAGGCAAAAAGAAGGAAAAGCTGTGGGAAAAAGCCCGGGAGATCATGGAGCGGCTGAATGTCCCGCCTGCCCGCATCGATCACGTGCTGAAAACGGCTGATCCCGCGATTCTGGCTGAGGTTGTGAAGGATCTCGAATCGGGAGCGATCCGCTAGACTGTGTCCAGTTTTACTGTAGCGTCTCCAGGACCATTTGGACCGAGTATATTCGATTGAGAAACGCTATGGTTAAATGCGGCGCGCTCTAGAGGCCTCTCAGGGAACTCTCAGTCGCCGGAATCGTCCAGGGCAGTGCACAGCTCCTGTTTTTGCACGGGAGCAGCGGCATCTTTTCCGAGGCTGTGGTTGGCTGTCAAGGTGTAGACAGTGGCCGTGAGCGTCATGACCGAGGCAGACGTGTAGAACATGGGGTAGAAGCCCCAGTTATCAATGATGCCCCCCAGGATGGGAGCAAAGATAATCGCGCCTGCATCGAAAAAGCCGAGTACGATTGTGGTGCCCGTGCCCCGGTATTGCGGGGGGAATGATTCGGTTCCCAGGGAGACCACCGCCGGGAAGAGCAGGGCGTGGCCGAATCCACAGAGGATCGAGGGGCCGATCAGCTGCCATTCCTGCGTGATAGAGGGGAGAATCGTGTGTC contains:
- the gcvT gene encoding glycine cleavage system aminomethyltransferase GcvT — translated: MSDSLLTTACHQWHVEHGGRMVDFAGWDMPLLYTNITEEHHAVRQAAGLFDIAHMGRLFFSGPDACRFLDHLLTNSVESLKPGQIRYSLVTNEAGGILDDVLVYRFSEFYLLVVNASNRLKIVDWIAQQQDGFDVQVDDQTCEKFMLALQGPASLGILNPLADAELSEIKYYYGVETKVLGVDALVSRTGYTGEDGFEVVVDQAEGLALWERLIADGQSAGLVPAGLGCRDTLRLEAAMPLYGHELDEETDPFTAGLNFAVKLQAADFIGKEALVAAKAREDRKVRIGFTLEGKRAAREGAELFQGEQRVGVVTSGSFSPTLDMPIGMAYVESASAEPGQVLEADIRGKRFPVKVTPLPFYKRDT
- a CDS encoding fatty acid desaturase family protein encodes the protein MSVTQFTEQELKALEEKTTIPRFLFLPVGLVAIWCLAVYWPTDAISWQIFLTLFISYCLFCWTSCFHECSHHTLSGSKNASIWLGRILGTAMFVPYTVYRESHIRHHAYLNKPSDWELWPYSDPNTSLRFRRVFIWFDLILGVFMAPFIYGRIFWHKDSPLTDPKLRRTIRYEYAGIVVTWGLIIGLCIHFDAIWGLLRVWVLPHYLAGIYQNTRKFTEHLGMSSYDPMLGTRTVVGNNIITKLCTYFNFDIFVHGPHHRHPKIAHNLLLQKMDDYKEQNPDVKYPVFTTYWAAIIDMAPSFFKQPGVGMNAGAPAPAKEKKQIDNFVGDVSKEVLAETDLSSRKD
- a CDS encoding succinate dehydrogenase/fumarate reductase iron-sulfur subunit, which gives rise to MSETLDLTLRIWRQPGPDAIGRYVEYKVTDISTHMSFLEMLDVLNQQLVEQGEEMIAFDHDCREGICGMCSLMINGQAHGPDTGTTTCQLHMRRFKSGDTIVIEPWRSQAFPVVRDLVVDRSAFDRIIEQGGYISVSTGNAPDANTTPVPLPVQETAMDAAACIGCGACVAACKNASAMLFVSAKVSHLSVLPQGAPERASRVQKMVAQMDAEGFGNCTNTEECQAACPAEISVSNIARLNREYLRAQLCSKD